One stretch of Amycolatopsis tolypomycina DNA includes these proteins:
- a CDS encoding magnesium transporter CorA family protein — translation MTRSRLYRSGVLEQENFPATEAACHLADPSVTLWLDFDAPTAQDLAALTTELGLHPLAVASALDEDHQRPKLVRYDRHSFLAAYTVRVTDGALAASELDAFITDRVLITVHRNGTTDIDALTARWDATPDLAKAGAAFLLHGLLDYLVDGHLDAVQALDGQVEALEDLLFADRVDHTDLQRRSLRLRRSLSRLRHLAVPMREIVAALMRRNDTLLPYFQDVYDHVLRVTEWTESLRELIATIRETQLSIQGNRLNTIMKKVTSWAAIIAVPTAITGFYGQNIPYPGFGTASGVWVSTLAILIVSATLYVLFKRRDWL, via the coding sequence ATGACACGCAGCCGGTTGTACCGCAGCGGCGTCCTCGAGCAGGAGAACTTCCCCGCCACCGAAGCCGCCTGCCACCTCGCCGACCCGTCGGTGACGCTGTGGCTCGACTTCGACGCTCCCACCGCGCAGGACCTGGCCGCGCTCACCACCGAACTCGGGCTCCACCCGCTGGCCGTCGCATCCGCGCTCGACGAAGACCACCAACGCCCCAAGCTCGTCCGCTACGACCGGCACTCGTTCCTCGCCGCCTACACCGTGCGCGTGACCGACGGCGCCCTGGCCGCCTCGGAACTCGACGCGTTCATCACCGACCGCGTGCTGATCACCGTGCACCGCAACGGCACCACCGACATCGACGCCCTCACCGCACGCTGGGACGCCACCCCGGACCTGGCCAAGGCCGGCGCCGCGTTCCTGCTGCACGGCCTGCTCGACTACCTCGTCGACGGGCACCTCGACGCCGTCCAAGCCCTCGACGGGCAGGTCGAAGCCCTCGAAGACCTCCTGTTCGCCGACCGCGTCGACCACACCGACCTGCAGCGCCGCTCCCTGCGCCTGCGCCGGAGCCTCAGCCGGCTGCGGCACCTGGCCGTGCCGATGCGGGAGATCGTCGCCGCCCTGATGCGCCGCAACGACACCCTCCTGCCCTACTTCCAGGACGTCTACGACCACGTCCTGCGCGTGACGGAGTGGACGGAGTCCCTCCGCGAGCTGATCGCCACCATCCGCGAGACGCAGCTGAGCATCCAGGGCAACCGGCTCAACACGATCATGAAGAAGGTCACCAGCTGGGCGGCGATCATCGCGGTCCCGACCGCGATCACCGGGTTCTACGGGCAGAACATCCCGTACCCGGGCTTCGGGACGGCATCGGGCGTGTGGGTCTCGACGCTCGCCATCCTGATCGTCTCGGCAACGCTGTACGTGTTGTTCAAACGCCGCGACTGGCTCTGA